The Candidatus Zixiibacteriota bacterium nucleotide sequence CCGGGTCGGTCATCCACGGTATGAGTGAAATCCAGGATATGCGTCAGATGGGTGGTCTCAAAAACAAGATGCCGGTCACTTTCTGGACTATGCTTCTGGCAACACTGGCAATTTCCGGAATTCCGCTCTTTTCCGGTTTCTTCTCAAAAGATGAGATCCTTTGGCAGACATTTTCATCACACTATGGCGGAACGGTATTCTGGGTTGTCGGATGGATTACCGCCGGCATTACCGCTTTCTATATGTTCCGCCTGATTTACCTGACGTTCTTCGGAAAGAATCGTGCTCCCGAGGATGTCAAAAGCCATATCCATGAGTCCCCGAAAACTATGACACTGCCTTTGGTGGCCCTGGCTGTACTTTCTGTTGTCGGCGGATGGATCGGTATCCCCAAAGCACTTGGCGGCGGAGCCTGGTTCGAAAAGTTTTTACATCCGGTCTTTGCCGATGGTGAAGAGATCATGCACGCGCAGATTGCGCATGGTCATCATGTCGATCACAGCCTCGAGTATATCCTGATGGGCGCAAGCGTGTTGTTGGTTCTGATCGCGATTTTTGTGGCCTTCACTTTCTATCTCAGGAATCCGCAAATCGCGACCAATCTCAAGCAGAAAATGTCCGGCCTGCACAAGGTCATTTACAATAAATACTATGTCGATGAAATCTATTTCGGTGCAATAGTGAGACCGCTGGTAGCGCTGTCGTTTTTCCTCTGGAAAGTTTTCGATGTGGTCATAATCGACGGTTTTGCCAACGGCCTGGCATATATGATCAAGTCATTCTCTGGAAGCTGGCGCAAAATGCAGACCGGTTATCTTAGAAATTACCTGATCATCTTCGTCTTCGGAGTGGTGATCTTAATTGGATATCTGGTGGTTAAGTAGATGGATAGTTCAATACTGACAATTATTACATTTCTGCCCATCGTGGGCGTTCTGGTTCTGGCATTTATTAATCGCGAGAATCACAGCGCTATCAAGTACACGGCCTGGATCGTCACCTTCGTAGACTTCCTGCTGTCTTTGTACATCTATTTCAATTTCGATTCAACCACCGACAAATTCCAGTTCGTCTACGATGTCACCTGGATAAAAGCACTGGGAATCAACTACTCGGTCGGTATTGACGGTATCAGCCTGTGGCTGATAATCCTGACGACATTTCTGGGCTGGCTGGCGATCTGGTCATCCTGGACCGCGATCAAAGACCGCTTGCGTGGCTACATGATATCACTGTTGATACTTCAGACCGGTATGCTGGGCGTGTTTGTTTCCATGGATCTGTTCATGTTCTATGTTTTCTGGGAAGTCATGCTGATCCCAATGTATTTCCTGATCGGTATCTGGGGCGGACCGCGCAAGATCTATGCTACCGTAAAATTTGTTCTGTTCACAATGCTCGGGTCACTTCTGATGCTGGTGGCTATCCTGTTTATATATTTCAAGTCGGGCGGATCGACATTTTCAATCTCGCAGTTGACTGATTTCTGTGTTTCTCTGCCTAAAACTACGCAAATCTGGCTATTTGCCGCTTTTGCGCTGGCGTTTGCGATCAAGGTCCCGATGTTCCCGTTCCATACATGGCTTCCGGATGCTCACGTTCAGGCACCTACAGCAGGTTCTGTAATCCTGGCCGGTGTGCTTTTGAAGATGGGGACCTATGGCTTTTTGCGCTTCTGTATGCCGATGTTCCCGCTGGGCTTTGAAGCCTTTACGCCCGTTATAGCAATGCTGTCGGTAATCGGTATCATCTACGGTGCTTTGGTTGCCATGGTTCAGAAAGATGTCAAATCGCTGGTGGCGTTTTCCTCGGTCTCTCACATGGGGTTCATCATGCTCGGATTGACCGCCCTCAATATGCAGGGTCTCCAGGGCAGTATCCTGCAAATGCTCAATCACGGTATCTCCACGGGCGCGCTGTTTTTGATTGTCGGCATGGTTTACGAGAGACGCCATACACGCATGATCGCTGATTTCGGTGGTTTGTTCAAGTCTATGCCGATCTGGTCCACCTTCTTTATAATTGTCGCGCTCTCCTCGATTGGACTGCCGTTCACCAATGGTTTCGTGGGTGAATTTTTGATCCTTCTGGGCACTTTTGGCAAGAATCCGATCTATGCCGGTATCGCCGCGAGCGGTGTTATCCTGGCCGCGTGTTATATGCTCTGGATGATCAAGCGTGTGCTC carries:
- a CDS encoding NADH-quinone oxidoreductase subunit M — protein: MDSSILTIITFLPIVGVLVLAFINRENHSAIKYTAWIVTFVDFLLSLYIYFNFDSTTDKFQFVYDVTWIKALGINYSVGIDGISLWLIILTTFLGWLAIWSSWTAIKDRLRGYMISLLILQTGMLGVFVSMDLFMFYVFWEVMLIPMYFLIGIWGGPRKIYATVKFVLFTMLGSLLMLVAILFIYFKSGGSTFSISQLTDFCVSLPKTTQIWLFAAFALAFAIKVPMFPFHTWLPDAHVQAPTAGSVILAGVLLKMGTYGFLRFCMPMFPLGFEAFTPVIAMLSVIGIIYGALVAMVQKDVKSLVAFSSVSHMGFIMLGLTALNMQGLQGSILQMLNHGISTGALFLIVGMVYERRHTRMIADFGGLFKSMPIWSTFFIIVALSSIGLPFTNGFVGEFLILLGTFGKNPIYAGIAASGVILAACYMLWMIKRVL